In Brachionichthys hirsutus isolate HB-005 unplaced genomic scaffold, CSIRO-AGI_Bhir_v1 contig_1446, whole genome shotgun sequence, the genomic stretch AGCCAACCGTTGTCATACGCCATAAGAGGGACAACAGGGGACAAATCAGTCAAACTTGTAGGCTACATAAATGAGTGCCACTAATCCTGCTTTTATTGTGactcaaaaatgtatttaatataaatatatgaataaataaaaatgtgcttgCATAAAATGACATCAGTTATTAACACCTGTAATAATTAGGCCACATTCTCACACATGAATCTTGGTTTTTTGGTAATCTTGCCTAACTTTAGGCATCTTCGACCTTTGTATCACCGTCTATTCTTGTGTTCTGACTGGGGAACAACTTCACCTtctaaataaactaaaatagaCATAAAATCATTATTCTTAATGAATGAAGGGCTGGTTGAACACAATTTGGTGCATCACTAGCATGAAACTCACATCTGAAGCCAGTTGTCCATTTGTCCGAGGCACAACCTGATCCCTAATCTGCTGGCCGCTGATGCTCAGAGAATCAGAGAACGGCCTTTGGGTCACCACAAGAACCTCTCGGGCCCAGCCGTCCATCAGACATTGCAAGTCATCGGGGAGGTTGTTTTCACTGGCACTCGTGGAAGTACCAGCGTATGCGCCTGTCttgttgttactgttgttgGTCTGAGCTTGGGCCAGTCCTATCTTTGTCTGGTGAGTGGGAGTTGTAGTCCCAGCAGGAGTCTGCTGCGACGGGTTGAAAGCTCCTGGCCCAGCTCCAGACCCTGAGAGGACGGACCGcaacacacacagggacatCCATGTTTGCTGAGATTGTTTCAAACGGACATTATTTTGTAAGAAGACAATGTAATTCTACATACTGCTGCCGCGCTCTTTGCCAAGACACAATCGCTTCAGTGTTGACCCTGCAGGGCAAGcaaaatattttacacaaaatatacaattattggCTGGTATTAATGTTCAGAAACAAGATGTGGTGCAAAACCAAGCTGCAGAATactgcaacaaaataaaagatcaaacTAAAAACAAGCTAGCAAATGAATAGCACACAGACAGGCCCGTGAAGCAAGACATGCAAGCAACGCATGAGAGATCAAGGTGCAGTGATGGCTAAAGAAGACATGGAAGATGAGACAAGACGATCTAATCGTAATGCAGGGTGGATATAAGGATATGAGGTTATGAGTTTGATAAATGACAAAGGCATCAGTAGGAAACAcatgaaatgcatgaaaattcccattattataatattattatgatAAAACCGCTCCAATAAACATGAATGATGAgtaactactactgtactttcggcttgtcccactaggggtcgccacagtaaatcaatgttctccacttcaccctgtcctttgcatcttcctctcagccactctcatgtcctcccttctttacgtctagtcgTTGTAACtccactgttccccctgggaccttctcattagCACACCTaaaactctgttttactcctgctcaccttcattcctctcttttctagagcagacctccacttctctaaattctcctctacctgcaatcactgcagatcacaatttcatctgcaaacatcatattccaaggggcttcctgtctcacctcatctgttagtctatccatcaccatggcaaacaaaaaaggggctcagagctgatccctggtgaatcccacctctacactaaactcacctgttactcctactgcacactccACTGCTGTTATACATGTACTGAACTACTCTGATATACTTCTCTGctactccagacttcctcatgcagtaccacagttcctctctaggCACCCTggcataggctttctctagatctacaaagacacaatgcagctccttctgaccttccctatacttctccattgctagcctcaatgcaaacactgcaACTGTGATACTCTTCCTctgcataaagccatactgctgctcacaaatacttacttctgtccttagtctagcctcaaccaccttttcccatatCTTCATCATTTGACTCATTAGCTTTATCctcctatagtttccacaactctatgtctcctccattcctctggcatcttcttcccctctaggattgtattatcAACCCCATtgaaaactataaaaaaaattataaaggCAAGTAATAAGAATGCAAAGCAAATGAAATGCCTgcggtgctgcagaacagtTTGTGTAGAAGGAACGAAAGATCCCACTGAGCTAAAGAAGGGAGACTAAAAGTATGGAGACAAAAAAGTGAAGCTATGTCAGAAGAGAGGAGATACAAACAGATAGACATAGACACAGGCCCACTGAGAAATCTAGCTCGTGGCTTGCTACTCGACTTATGAGTCACTCTCTCAGATGTTTGAGGGATATTAGACCAGCCTGTAGAAAAGTAGAATCAAAGAGGGAAGAAGACACCACGGTAAGAAAAGTGAGCACTGAAATAGCCACACGTATAAAAGGATGGAGTCATTTCACAGGTTAATGTGAGTTGGTGAAGTTGTGTGGCTCAGAAGCTCTGTTGTGTGCTCACCTTGAACGGGTGGTGCGTGTGTGCTGCTGCGACCTCCATGTAAACCAGAGTAAATATTATCAGAGGACAAAGAGCCCTTGAGGGAACAGGGCTGCTGCGTCTGCACGGGTGCCGAGGTGGAGCTTGGAAGGTGGCTGGTGCAGGACCGCGCCCTGCCGTGAGTCGGTAAAGGCCCTTTGGCAGGAGAGCCATGCAAGCTCGCTGTGGGCTCACCTGTACCTGTTGCAGGTGCTGCATACGCAAACATACAAGCATGCTTTTACTCCTTTCACTCTAATAAATACAGCGTTGGAGACTCAGCGTTGACACACGCTGGATCTGCTGGAGTCATTACTTTTGGTCGTGACGTTCCTAAACTGTTGAACCAGGGGGCTGAGGAGCTTGCCAGGCTTCAGTCTGTGCTTGCTGGATCTCTTCCTGCGACCGGTGTGTGGCGCCATATGTGAGAGACCCAGGCCGGGAGGCGGGGCTTTGCCGAGTCGGTGATACAGCAGCTCCACTTCCCCCCGCTGATTGGCCTGCAGCTCAGAGATCTCTCTCAGGTGTCTGAGGGAATGGAGGAAGCGGTCACTTGCGAGAAAATGACACCATATTTCCACTGAACATTTTTGCTGTACTTACTTCTCCCTGAGTTTCTGCAGCTCCCTCGTCATGTCTGAGGAGTCCTCCATCTCCGAGTCATTGTCGCTGCTGGCATAAGCCGACCCGTGAATGCCTCCATACCGGCTCGGCGAATCAGAGCtctgcacgctgctgctgcgcccTGAGCGGCGGAGGAAGGCCACTGCCCTCTTCATGAGGTCACTCCCTCTGCGTTCAGAGCGAGTGTGTTGCGAGGGGGTGGCAGGAGCCATCTTTGCAGGGCTGCTCTCAGCCCCCGAGTCTGAGGAGAGGAAACGAGCATGGACTGGGACATCCACAGGGGCAGAGGGCGGGGTGAGAGCGTGAGGCACAGAGCCCCGTTTGACCATTGAAGGAGGCGTGTCCAGGTAGAAATCAGGCGGCGCGGAATAACGACTGCAGCGTGTCCTCTGAGTAAAGTCGTCTTCGGTGATCACCACGGAGAAACGGCCAATGGTGGTGGAGGCGGCGAGAGCCTGGGTCTGAATGTGGTCTGTACTGTATCCTATGGGAAGTAACGGCGAGGCAGCCCTGCTCCAGCTCCTTTGTTTGACATCCCTCCTGCTGGTCGCTTCAGGAGGAACAGAAATGACCTGCCaaatataaagaataaagaataaaggcATCAGATCAGAGCAAATACTGTTCAACTGATCTGAAGGACAATTCTGCTTCCCTTAAGATGTGAGGAAAGTCTCCCTTTCCTACCTTAAATCTTCCCCTTGTTccagaacaggaagcagaatgaGGAAAGTGTCTTCTTGACAGGGAAGCTGCAAATATTTTGAGAGCGATGAACACTCAGAGTTCAACAGCGAATCGCACGTTTGTTAGAGGCTAATGAGTGTCTATTGTACGTACCGCACACGGCCGAGTCACTCAGGGTGCTCAAACTATCCATTCGCTCAGGAATTTGAGGCTTATACAGGAGGCAGGATGAAAAATAAACCAAAGATCCAATACAAGTCATAGCAGAACAGAAAGGTCAATGTCCCCGTGCTTACCAGctgttctcctgctctgtagcGCCCCTCGCCCATTGGCCCTGGGGTGCTGTTTCCCGAGCCTCCCGTGGCGCTGTCCGGACCAGGAGGGGACTGGATGTACTCTGTGCCAGATCCCGGTGTATCCGCAGCGCTGCCTGATGGATACATGGGCGCATATTCCTGGTAGAGCAGGTTCCTTAGTTTCTCATCCAGTGTTTTGATGGTGCTGTCAACGAAGCTGCTGCGGCCCAGACGCCCTTCGTTGTCCGATTCCCCAGGCCCAGCGCCATGCTGGGATGACGCTGGGCTCTGGGGAACTGAGGGCACTTTGGTGGTTCCTCCCGTGCCGGAGAAAGGCTGGTGGAGCACCACAGGCTGCTGTGGGCGGTCGCTCCTTGTCGAAGAGGCGTATGAGATGGCCAGTGGCTCTATGGCTGAGCCTGGCTCCTGGAGTGGAAGAGGAGTGAGAGGAGGCCCCCCCTGCAAACCGCTCATATCCAAAGACAGGGGCATGACTAGCGGGCAGCAGGGCACCTCATCAACCAGAGAAACTGGGCATATCATGTCAGGCAGTTGCTGAGCAGCAAGGATTGGAGACAAAGAGCCCAAAGGTGATCCCTGTGACTCTTCAACTGGGAAAGACGTATGAGGGGACGATGGGGGCAACGTTTGAGCTCTGGTTGGAAGGCTTGGGTGATCGCCCGGTTGAAACAAACTGCCCACTGGCTCCACTGATGACAATGACTGAAGGGTCGGCGGGGCAGACACAGGGGGAGACAGGGTAGCTAAAAGGAGAGGGTCTGTATTGGACAATATCGGAGGACTACAGAATCCATACACATCGTAGGTGAAACCTCCACTTCCACCAGACATCGTGGAGGATGAGCCGTCTTCTGAGGAAA encodes the following:
- the LOC137916824 gene encoding serine/threonine-protein kinase WNK2-like — its product is QNLESVSGSSTYQQEPCAEDVLQDKPVSLPSCAYDSLNSDAASGKETSDGYDSLVSGGKGDGKPRKHHRKSARTRSRQEKSNKPKLSMLNVCNTGDKMVECQLETHNHKMVTFKFDLDGDAPEEIATFMVENGFILLLEKEMFIDQLKDIVDKAEDMLHEDMEGERASTLSCSPQQVPICDRLVGENQQPGGPQPVYQQNVLHTGKRWFIICPVEETPGSSHETPHDATTAQSPGGSAPTQPADGITARPSQSREDGSSSTMSGGSGGFTYDVYGFCSPPILSNTDPLLLATLSPPVSAPPTLQSLSSVEPVGSLFQPGDHPSLPTRAQTLPPSSPHTSFPVEESQGSPLGSLSPILAAQQLPDMICPVSLVDEVPCCPLVMPLSLDMSGLQGGPPLTPLPLQEPGSAIEPLAISYASSTRSDRPQQPVVLHQPFSGTGGTTKVPSVPQSPASSQHGAGPGESDNEGRLGRSSFVDSTIKTLDEKLRNLLYQEYAPMYPSGSAADTPGSGTEYIQSPPGPDSATGGSGNSTPGPMGEGRYRAGEQLPQIPERMDSLSTLSDSAVCASLSRRHFPHSASCSGTRGRFKVISVPPEATSRRDVKQRSWSRAASPLLPIGYSTDHIQTQALAASTTIGRFSVVITEDDFTQRTRCSRYSAPPDFYLDTPPSMVKRGSVPHALTPPSAPVDVPVHARFLSSDSGAESSPAKMAPATPSQHTRSERRGSDLMKRAVAFLRRSGRSSSVQSSDSPSRYGGIHGSAYASSDNDSEMEDSSDMTRELQKLREKHLREISELQANQRGEVELLYHRLGKAPPPGLGLSHMAPHTGRRKRSSKHRLKPGKLLSPLVQQFRNVTTKSNDSSRSTPATGTGEPTASLHGSPAKGPLPTHGRARSCTSHLPSSTSAPVQTQQPCSLKGSLSSDNIYSGLHGGRSSTHAPPVQGWSNIPQTSERVTHKSSSKPRARFLSGPVSMSIWSTLKRLCLGKERGSRSGAGPGAFNPSQQTPAGTTTPTHQTKIGLAQAQTNNSNNKTGAYAGTSTSASENNLPDDLQCLMDGWAREVLVVTQRPFSDSLSISGQQIRDQVVPRTNGQLASDVPSRTAPDHETCFLSLSWPDSPGSTLMTSSSMAPCSTYPLHSPAPSRALSIPLSVSQWPGLLPPFHSGVFDVPAASSSQKTPSPVPAPSYQPANPEAKTL